One window of the Bos indicus isolate NIAB-ARS_2022 breed Sahiwal x Tharparkar chromosome 15, NIAB-ARS_B.indTharparkar_mat_pri_1.0, whole genome shotgun sequence genome contains the following:
- the LOC109568971 gene encoding olfactory receptor 52K1-like: MSSCNNSIPQPLIFVLAGIPGLESSHVWFSVPFFLVFVVAVIGNATILCIIRVEKSLHEPMFLLLAMLSVVDLSLVSVTVPRMLGIFWMNAKEISFNACLTQMFFIPSFYVMESGVLLAMAFDRFVAIWHPLRYTTVLSNSLLAKMALTVLARAVAVLTPAPILVKRLESFQTHIIAYSYCAYMAVVHIACGDLSDHIVYGLMVIVASVGFDLFFIILSYGLILHAVFRIPSWEARGKAFSTCGSHLCVIALFYSPVIFSVLAQILCYHMAPHLQIIIDNLYFLVPPMINPLIYGARTKQMREWVLRIFHCEGD; this comes from the coding sequence ATGTCCTCTTGCAACAACTCCATCCCTCAGCccttgatatttgtcctggctgGAATTCCTGGCCTGGAATcttcccatgtctggttctctgTGCCTTTTTTCTTggtgtttgttgttgctgtcattGGCAATGCCACCATTTTATGTATCATCAGGGTGGAGAAGAGTCTTCACGAGCCCATGTTTCTCCTCTTGGCCATGCTGTCAGTTGTTGACCTGTCTCTTGTCAGTGTCACTGTGCCCCGCATGCTGGGCATCTTCTGGATGAATGCCAAGGAAATCAGCTTTAATGCCTGCCTCACACAGATGTTTTTCATCCCATCATTTTATGTCATGGAGTCTGGGGTCCTTCTGGCTATGGCTTTTGACAGATTTGTGGCTATCTGGCACCCTCTGAGATATACAACTGTCCTTAGTAACAGCCTGCTTGCGAAGATGGCACTGACTGTCCTGGCAAGGGCAGTGGCAGTGCTGACCCCAGCACCCATCCTGGTGAAAAGACTGGAAAGCTTCCAAACTCACATCATTGCGTACTCATACTGTGCCTACATGGCTGTGGTGCACATAGCCTGTGGAGACCTCTCTGACCACATTGTCTATGGCCTTATGGTTATTGTAGCATCTGTGGGATTTGATCTGTTTTTTATCATTCTGTCATATGGGCTGATCCTTCATGCTGTCTTTCGGATACCCTCTTGGGAGGCACGGGGCAAAGCTTTCAGCACATGTGGCTCTCATCTTTGTGTCATTGCTCTCTTTTATTCCCCTGTTATCTTTTCTGTCTTGGCCCAGATTTTATGCTATCATATGGCTCCCCACCTACAGATTATCATTGACAATCTCTACTTCTTGGTGCCTCCCATGATTAACCCTTTGATTTATGGGGCTCGGACCAAGCAAATGCGGGAGTGGGTGCTACGAATcttccattgtgaaggagattgA
- the LOC109569453 gene encoding olfactory receptor 52M1-like → MATLSSEELIKIKEKTIMPPLNTSHPSPVTFSLMGIPGLEHLHVWIGIPFCSMYVVAVVGNVTILAVVRAERSLHEPMFLFLCMLSVTDLVLSTSTLPRMLCLFWLGAHDIAFDACLTQMFFIHSFTTMESGFFLTMAIDRYVAICHPLRHTTILTHTRITIMGIIVVIRGVAFFSPHPILLKQLPYCRTRIIAHTYCEFMAVLKLACVDTGATSRYSLSVASIIGSCDAILTAVSYVFILQSVFRLPSREAGFKALGTCGSHVCVILVFYSTTGFSIFTHRFGKNIPAHIHIFIANMYLLAPPFLNPIVYGVRTKKIREHVIKALSVKVA, encoded by the coding sequence ATGGCAACTTTGTCTTCGGAAGAActgataaaaatcaaagaaaaaaccaTCATGCCTCCTCTCAACACTTCTCATCCCTCTCCTGTCACCTTCTCGCTGATGGGCATCCCAGGACTGGAGCACCTGCATGTCTGGATTGGGATTCCCTTCTGCTCTATGTAtgtggtggcggtggtggggaATGTCACCATTCTGGCTGTGGTGAGGGCAGAGCGAAGCCTCCATGAGCCTATGTTCCTCTTTTTATGCATGCTCTCAGTCACTGACCTGGTCCTCTCCACGTCTACACTGCCTCGCATGCTCTGTCTCTTCTGGCTTGGAGCCCATGACATTGCCTTTGATGCCTGCCTGACCCAAATGTTCTTCATTCACAGCTTCACTACCATGGAATCAGGCTTTTTCCTGACCATGGCCATTGACCGTTATGTGGCCATTTGTCATCCACTGCGCCACACCACCATACTGACCCACACTCGCATCACTATAATGGGTATTATTGTGGTGATTCGGGGAGttgctttcttttctccacaccccatTCTGCTCAAACAGCTGCCTTACTGCAGAACACGAATCATTGCCCACACCTACTGTGAGTTCATGGCCGTGCTGAAGCTGGCGTGTGTGGACACAGGAGCCACCTCACGTTACAGCCTCAGTGTGGCTTCTATCATTGGCTCATGTGATGCGATTCTTACTGCTGTATCCTATGTCTTCATCCTCCAGTCTGTATTCCGCTTGCCATCTCGAGAAGCTGGCTTTAAGGCTTTGGGCACATGTGGATCCCATGTTTGTGTTATTCTTGTCTTTTACTCCACAACTGGTTTTTCCATTTTCACTCACCGTTTTGGGAAAAATATACCTGCACATATCCACATTTTTATTGCAAATATGTATCTTTTGGCGCCCCCTTTTCTCAACCCCATTGTGTATGGAGTAAGGACCAAGAAAATACGGGAGCATGTTATTAAGGCACTAAGTGTAAAAGTTGCTTGA
- the LOC109569398 gene encoding olfactory receptor 52A1-like: MVAPYSSQLQAPVVKRDQSLTSVESMNMSYMDPKTVTLIGIPGLEHVQFWIGFSFFAVCLVALLGNIILLIIIPTELSLHQPMYIFLAVLAATDIGLCVAIALKMLAIFWFGFYSTAFDACLAQLFFIHALQGMESGILLAMAFDRYVAICDPLRHTTTLTPFLLVSMVLAVAIRAAVLVGILPILLKRLHFFQSIVIAHSYCEHMAVVKLAAEDTHVNKTCDLFVGFTILGFDMIFILISYILIFQAVFCLHQKEARLKAFNTCTAHIFVFLEFYILAFFSFFSHRFGHVVPSTHILLSTVYLLVPPALNPIVYGVKNKAIRKHVAWIFFLNH; this comes from the exons ATGGTGGCTCCTTACTCATCACAGCTCCAAGCCCCAG TGGTGAAAAGAGATCAATCACTAACATCCGTGGAATCCATGAACATGTCATATATGGACCCCAAAACAGTGACACTGATTGGTATCCCTGGACTGGAGCATGTGCAGTTTTGGATTGGGTTTTCCTTCTTTGCTGTGTGCTTAGTGGCTCTTCTGGGAAACATCATTTTACTGATCATTATCCCTACAGAACTCAGTCTGCACCAGCCCATGTACATCTTCTTGGCAGTGTTGGCAGCCACTGACATAGGACTCTGTGTAGCCATTGCTCTGAAAATGTTGGCTATCTTCTGGTTTGGCTTTTATTCCACGGCCTTTGATGCTTGCTTAGCCCAGCTGTTCTTCATCCATGCCTTGCAGGGCATGGAATCTGGAATCCTGTTGGCAATGGCCTTTGATCGCTATGTTGCCATCTGTGATCCTTTGAGGCACACAACCACCCTTACACCTTTCCTCCTGGTTAGTATGGTGCTGGCTGTGGCAATCCGAGCAGCAGTGCTCGTTGGCATTTTACCCATTCTACTCAAAAGACTGCATTTTTTCCAATCCATTGTAATTGCCCACTCTTACTGTGAGCACATGGCTGTGGTCAAGCTGGCTGCAGAGGACACTCATGTCAATAAAACATGTGATCTTTTCGTAGGTTTCACAATTCTAGGATTTGACATGATTTTCATCCTCATTTCCTATATCCTTATTTTCCAGGCTGTTTTTTGTCTACACCAAAAGGAGGCACGGCTTAAAGCGTTCAACACGTGTACAGctcacatttttgttttccttgagttttatattcttgcctttttctccttcttcagcCATCGGTTTGGACATGTTGTGCCCTCTACCCACATTCTTCTGTCTACCGTCTACCTCCTTGTGCCACCTGCACTCAACCCTATTGTCTATGGTGTGAAAAACAAGGCAATTCGCAAGCATGTGGCATGGATATTTTTCCTGAATCACTGA
- the LOC109568970 gene encoding olfactory receptor 52D1-like, whose translation MGPANKSQTSADTFLLMGIPGLEHLHVWIGIPFCSMYVVAVVGNMTILAVVRTERSLHEPMFLFLCMLSVTDLVLSTSTLPRMLCLFWLGAQDIAFDACLTQMFFIHSFTAMESGFFLSMAIDRYVAICHPLRHTTILTHTRIAKMGASVVLRGVAFFSPHPVLLRQLPYCRTRIIAHTYCEFMAVVKLACVDTGPTKRYSLSVASFIGSCDGLFIAVSYVLILRAVFHLPSREASLKALGTCGSHVCVILVFYSTAVFTFLTHRFGHSVAPHIHIFIANIYLLVPPFLNPIVYGIRTKKIQDRVLSSLRVKVARLY comes from the coding sequence ATGGGACCAGCCAATAAATCCCAAACATCTGCAGACACTTTCTTGCTGATGGGCATCCCAGGACTAGAGCACCTGCATGTCTGGATTGGGATTCCCTTCTGCTCCATGTAtgtggtggcggtggtggggaACATGACCATTCTGGCCGTGGTGAGGACAGAGCGAAGCCTCCACGAGcctatgtttctctttctgtgcATGCTCTCAGTCACTGACCTGGTCCTCTCCACGTCTACACTGCCTCGCATGCTCTGTCTCTTCTGGCTTGGAGCCCAGGACATTGCCTTTGATGCCTGCCTGACCCAAATGTTCTTCATTCATAGTTTTACTGCTATGGAATCAGGCTTCTTTTTGTCCATGGCCATTGACCGTTATGTGGCCATTTGCCATCCACTGCGCCACACCACCATTCTCACCCACACTCGCATCGCTAAAATGGGAGCTTCTGTGGTACTGCGGGGAGTGGCcttcttttccccacatcctgtcCTGCTCAGACAGCTGCCCTACTGCAGGACTCGAATCATTGCCCACACCTACTGTGAGTTCATGGCTGTGGTGAAGCTGGCGTGTGTGGACACAGGGCCCACCAAGCGTTACAGCCTCAGTGTGGCCTCTTTCATTGGTTCCTGTGATGGGTTATTCATTGCTGTGTCTTATGTCCTAATCCTTCGTGCAGTCTTTCATCTTCCATCGCGGGAAGCAAGTCTTAAAGCCCTAGGTACTTGTGGCTCCCATGTCTGTGTCATTCTCGTTTTCTACTCCACAGCTGTCTTTACCTTCCTCACTCACCGTTTTGGCCACAGTGTGGCCCCCCATATTCATATCTTCATTGCCAATATATACCTTCTGGTACCACCTTTTCTTAACCCCATTGTTTATGGTATAAGGACCAAGAAAATTCAAGACCGTGTTCTTAGTTCTCTAAGAGTAAAGGTTGCTCGATTATACTGA